The DNA window GCCGGGGTACCTGGTGGCGACGCCCGACCTCAAGCCGACGACGGGCGTCTACAGCCCGGGCCACGAGGACATCACGGTGACGGCCGTGGTCGGGCCGCAGGGGTCCTTCTACGTCGCGCGCAAGACGGCCTACCGCGACGCCAGCCCCGTCAACTTCACGCTCCGGCTGCCGACGGCGTCCAAGGGGGCCGTCACGATCCcgcacctcggcggcgcgctgacGATGCCCGGGCGCGACAGCCGGATCTACGTCACCGACTACCCCGTCGGGGCCATGACGCTGGTCTACTGCACGGCCGAGATCTTCACGTGGCAGAAGTTCGACAACGGCCAGACGGTCGCGGTGCTCTACGGCGGCGTCGTGGGCGAGACGcacgagctgctgctgcagcgcggcggcgccgacctgcAGGCCACGGTGACGCGCAGCCCGGAGGTCAGGACCTCGCTGGAGGGGCAGTTCGTGTACGCGCagtggacgacgacgggcgaCAGGCAGTTCGTGCGCGTGGGCAACACGTACATCTACCTCGTGGACCGCAACGCGGCGTACAACTACTGGGTTGCCGACACGCCtgggcagccgccgctgaTCGTCAACGGCGGCTACCTGATccggtcggcggcgctggccaacGGCACGCTCACGATCCGCGGCGACTTCAACCGCACGACCACGCTCGAGCTCATCGGCGTGCCGCAGGCCGCGACCTCCCTCGTGATCAACACGACGCCCACGCCGCACcgggccgacgacgacggccactGGCTCGCCCAGATCGCCTACAGCCCGCCCAGCATCACCCTCCCGGACCTGTCGGCCGTCGCATGGTCCTACATCGACACGTTGCCGGAGCGGCAGTCATCCTTCTCCGACGCCGCCTGGCCCTCGGCCAACCACACCTTCACCAACAACACGTACCTGCAGGCGCCGCAGACGCCGACCTCGCTCTACGCGTCGGACTACACCTTCCACGCGGGCGGTGCGCTGCTGTTCCGGGGCCACTTCACGGCGACGGGGGGCGAGAGCGCGGTGACGCTGCACACGCAGGGGGGGCGGGCgtacgcggcggcggtgtggCTGGACGACGAGTTCCTGGGCGGCTGGGCGGGCAACAGCAGCGCGTCGTCGCACCGCGACACGTTCGCGGTGCGGCTGGTGCCCGGGCGGGCGTACGCGCTGACGGTGCTGCTGGACAACATGGGCAACGCGCAGAACGCGCTGGTGGGCGGGGACGACATGAAGGCGCCGCGGGGGATCCTGCAGTTCAACTTCACGAtgggcgggggcggcgccgcgccggcggtggaCTGGAAGGTGACGGGGAActtgggcggcgaggactACGTGGATAAGGCGAGGGGCCCGTTGAATGAGGGTGGGCTGTGGGCCGAGAGGCAGGGGTTCCATCTGCCcggggcgccgacgagcagTGGGGGGTGGACGGCCGGGAGTAGTCCGATGAAGGGGATCGGTGAGCCCGGGGTGGGGTTCTGgagggcggaggcggagttGGATATCCCCGGGGAGCAGTGGGATGTGCCGTTAAGCTTTGAGTTCCCGCCGATCGACACCACGGGGGCGCAGGGCAGGTATCGGGCGGTGTTGTGGGTGAACGGGTTTCGTAAGTGGATGCTTTTCATTTTCTCTTTCACTTCTTGCTGCTGTGATGCATGTCTCGTCTCAAGCAGATGCAACCGCAGAgttccccgccgcccccccccccccccgagACAGACCACCGCATTAGGGGTCCTGCAGCGGGTACCTGCCTCACACCCCAACCCAGCGTGCCTGATCTGGATCTTTTTTCCGTCGCTGTATCACCCGAGGATGGAATGCGATATACTGACACGTCGGCGACTGACACGCTACAGCGAGCTGCGAGGTGTGGATGCAACGGTGGGATCGTAgcagagcatcggaatgcaaagagagtgcgttgttccagtacaaaggaaagctaaagactgaacagagcgtggtatatatacatccaggagtggggaaaCCATGGCCAGTGCGTTATGCCAAGCTCTGaaccccttacccctgacgtgacagCGACAGAATTCGGCCGCTACATCAGCCACATCGGCCCGCAGACGTCGGTCCCCGTGCCCGAGGGCATCCTCAATTACCACGGCACCAACACCATCGCCGTGGCGCTCTGGGCCTtgcagcccggcggcgcgcgcatCCCGTCGCTGAGCCTCAGAGCCGGCACGCCCGTGCTGACGGGCCGGAGACCGgtggtcggcgtcgcggcaCCGGCGTGGACCCAGCGACCGGGGGCCTACTGATCGACGCCCAGCCCGCGCCCAGACTTTCTCGTCTCCACTTTTTTGCTTTTCCCTTTTTGTGACCTGGCTGGTGTGCGTTCTGCATTTGGTGTGTCGTGCAGTAGCGCTTGCAGCTGCACAATACTGTAGATCTGCAGTACTTTCCATAGTTTGCGTACCTGCAGGAGGGGGCGACTGCATGGCAGACAGGAACAGGCTTAGCCCGGGCCAATATTAGGGTCACTTGACCGCCGCCCGGGTCAGCATCTTGCCAACCAGCTCGGCTTGGCTCGGCTGTGCCTGACTGTGCCTGGCTGCGTGTCTCGGGGCTCGCTGCTCGCTGCTCGCTGCTCATCATCAGCTCGACCTTCGTGGGGGGCGGCCGGATGTGCCGGGCAGCGTGAATAATCCGTACCAAGCAGGGAATGTTGGAGCTTTAACAATCGCTCTCATCGCTCCTGCCCACCGGAAGAACGAGCTGAATCCCGACTTACCTCCGAGCGGCGCCGTGGACGGAGAGGGCTACACAGGAGGGTCTCAACGAAGCAATATTATTTGGTGCTGATATTGAACTGAGCCGAGTCAGCTCAGCACCTGACCGTCCTGACAACATATTGCCAAAAGGAAGCAATCCGTCAGCCGTCGCTGGATGCAATTTCTTTGTTGTCACGCGTGACCGACAATTGCAACTTCGCGACCATGCCGGGCTGATGCGAGGTGACAAGCTGAGGAAGGGACGCAAGGGATGGGAAGAATGGCGGGGCGGATTACCGGATATGGGTAAGGAAGGGCAAATGCGAATCAATACggaatattccgtacactaagGTACTTTATGGAGCAATGAAACATCGCTAACCCGATTGGAAACCCCAGACGGAGCTACCTGAAATACTGACAACTCCGGAGGACTGCGTACCGCTGCGAGCATCGCAGTTCACATGGAGGGAACAAAGCTTCCGGGCCTGGAATGTGCAAGCGCACGCCCCAACCGCCGAGCTAGAGAGCTGCTGGAGACATGGCAAGACCAGAAACCGAGATGCAACTTTCGTCTCATGGAGATCAGAGATTGAGAGGGTGCTAGTGTGCAAGTGTTTTGCCAGTCTTGCCGGCGAGCAGCCGCACATATGTAATGCTGAAGGACAAAGCCAGGCAGCAACCCACTGCCTCTCCTTCCAGCAGAAAGTCTTGCACACAGTACGAGGTGTGCTACATGCAACTGCCAGAATAACATTGAAAGCGCCCCAGGCCCAACGGGTATCGTAGTTGTATCCCTTAGTTATCCGCCCATGACTCCAGAAAGAAGAATGCCCCAGTGCCCAGATGCAGTCCGTCCAGTGTCCCGAAGCTGCCGTCCCATCCCGTCCAAGTAAACCCAGGGAGCCACAAGGCCAACGCCAAAGCAATGCTTGCCAACAAACAGTTAAACGGAGGACAacaaagggaaaaaaaaggaaaggaaagggaaaaaaaaaaaggaacgACGTCAAATCTCAAacgcttcctcctccccctccaaCCCGTCCTCATCCACAAACACAATCCCCCTCCTCTTCCACCCGCCCCGCAGGATGAAGTCCTCCACCTCACTCCCCTCCCATCCAGGGCGAGGACGCGGTCTCGGCCGGGGACGggggcccggcgccggtgccaaCCCCCTCATGTACAGGCCCatcgcgccgtcgtcgtcatccccACTGCTGcccccgccccgcccgcccAGCGATGGCGAGGTCGCGttcctgccgccgccgccgccgctcagGGCGAGGCTGCACTCGCTGCTGGCGTCGCTTGGGGCGGGCGAGGGGTCGCGGCGGTGGGGTGCCGTCATCacgccggcggtggtggtgatggagCGCGGGGTGGGCGCTGTGCAGCAGGCCttggctgcggctgcggctgtggcctggtggtgggcggcggtggccgccgccgcgttgCCGAGGCCGAAGTCGAAGCCGTCGTAGATGACTGTGCTgtgggagggggaggaagagggaaAGCTGCCGTGCAGTGGACGGTGGGAgaggggtggtggtggtgataAGCGTGTCTGATGGCGCAAGTTGTGGCTTGAGCGGGTGTGCCGGAGCTCATGCggcggttggtggtggtgatggtaCCGTCTGCTGGCGCGGGAGGTTTCTCCGGAGAAGGCGTCCTGGAGGGGTGGAACCGGGCCCGGGGCGAGGGAGGGCGGGTGAAGCCGCAAGGGATCCCAGTCGATGGAGACGTCGGATCTGCTGCTGGTCGATGGCCGCGGGCTCGAGTCGAGCGaagggcgcgccggcgagctggcgctggcgccgctgggCTGGTATCGGTGATGATGCATCTCCTGgcttctgctgctggaggtgctggtgctgccgaGATGGTCTTGCCTCAAGTTCTTGTGGCTCCGGAAGCTGCGGAGGAAGCGAGGGTGGTGGTTGCTTGAGGGAGAGCTGGGGCAGTGAATACCGCACAACATCACGCTGGCCTGATGGCGGGTTTAAGTCTTCTCGAAAAAGAGGGGGGCCGTCCAGTCTAGTTGGTGGTCGACCGTTGATGGTTGGAGCAAGGTCTCGGCATGCTCTGTTGGTAAGAGTGAGAACTAAGGTCACGGCTGGGCTGGGCATCCGACGGCTACGTTGGGAAAGGGATGGGATATTATAAGCAGCCGGACCTGCATGCCGGGATCTTTGTGCCTGACGACAGGTTCCAACCGAATGGGGCCGATCGGGACGCCGACGTGGCAGAGGTGTGGTACCTCGCAGGACCAACGAAGGGACTGAGATAGCGAAAGGGAACCAAATCGGGCCATGATGGGGGCGTGGCTGAATAGGAATGGCAAGACGAGGGGTGTGTGATGTTATCTGATCAGCACGTTCTAGCTGCACACCATACCAAGCTTTCCTCCGGGTGGCGAGACAGCTGAGAACCAGCTTGGTAACGTTATCCTTGCGTGTTCGCAACAAAGCCACCTCGTCAGCAACAGGCGCAGCCGTCAAAACCCTGTACGGACAACGCTTCGGTTTCGAACACGAACAAGACCACGACATGTTGGCTGCTCGCATAAAGGACGTTAGTTTCCTGAATGAATCCACAACAAAAAGAAAATGAACACTGATAGGGCATCAACTACCAGGAAGGAatcccgtcgccgccatccctATCGAGTCCCATATCAACGCCGTCCGTCACCTGCATGAATCCCAAACCCGCCAATACGTCATTGACGAAGGACATCATCGAAACCCCGCCGTCTGGGCCCTGGGTGCCGAGCCATCCGGCGAGTACGATCCCAGTATTGCTGAACGGATTAGTCCGTTCGGATTACACACATGCAGTAGTTCCAGGATAAGCAGTGCGGAGCCGGCGCACGTCCCCCAGCTGCCGAGCCCACCTCGGGGCGGGGGTGTGTTTCCTTGAACTTGTGTGACAGAACGCGGCTTGCCCCATCTGGTGCGCTGCAGCATCGTTAGCGCAGCATCGTTAGCGCACCCGCCTTTCGCTTGTCCGGGGGGGACGGGGGTGTTTGGAAGCTGGGGGGCCGTCACCGACTCTGGCCCACCCAGGCGGAGCGCGCTCAGTGGTCCAGATGCCAAAGATCGAAACCTGGAGAAAATCGCCCGAAAGGGCCACGTCccacggcccgccgccgcaaggTCGAGAATGGCGACGATGGTGACGAAATAAAGAAGCAGGACAAGTGGAAGAGACTCGTGTTGGCCTGCCTCCACTCACCGCCGGTTTCCTGATCTTCGGGCTTTCTGCTCCGTCGTCGCCCACACACTTCACGCACCCATGGCAGAAGGGGGTGTGGCAAGCTCACCGCGTGGCAGCTAGCTGCCCACGGGACCTGAAATCCCTGGGTTCTTTCTCTGTGATTGGAGAGGCAGCGAGCTGGGCGTCAGCCACCAGGATGCGCGTCTTGATCCGGCAGTGTGGTTGATCCGCCGATCGCTTAGCGGGAGAGCTGTGCGAATGAGCGCCGCCGTAcgaatattccgtacactaggGCGCGTTCTTGGCAGGAATGTCCAATGCTTGGCACACTAAGCTATCGTGCAGTTGAAACACGACGTGCGGGGCCATGACATCGCAAACAGGCTCGGCGGGGAACTTTACGGAGTCGGGACATGGCGGGAATCATTCACTAACATGCTGTCTCCTCACCCTGACTCGGCTCTGTTGAATGTCAACCTCGTTACGTACTGTACAAGTCTGCCGCTGCCATGCTTCGGTTTCTTCTTCATCATATCCAGCAAAGCAGAGGATAGGTATGAATCCCAACCTCTGTCTTGGCCTGAACGTTCCATCTACCTAGAAACCAGGTAGTTCCCTTCCTAGTTCCAAGCATTGAAAACAAGTTCACTTTTGTAGAGAGTGTCCATCAAAACACGAGAACCCCGAAGGTGAATGCTTGGCGGGGAGGCACAGCGTCAGTATAAGTACCTACCTATGTAGGTAGGCAATAACCGCAGGCCTCTTCCACACACTGGGTTATACCTGACGGATACTCCATCGCCGTCAGTCAGTCACCCAGGCCAGGTCCCCTCCCCCCTATGGCTATGTTTGGAGACTGGGATCGCAGCAATCTGCTGCTCACATTCGTTGCTGCGGCACTAAACGGATGCCACCAGCCTGGATGTGTGTGGGCTAATCTAATTAGGAGTGCTTTTACCGCCTCCGCTGTGGCGGAGAGAGAGCTGGCGCTTGGTGTTCACCCTTATTTCGGTCTGTGCTGCCTAGGTACTGTGTGCTTGCTCTGCCTGTTACGTGTTGTGCAAACATAAAGGTTCAAGACTGCTTTTATGGAGCTGTCACCTATCACGAGTCGAGTCCTAGCTGTGTTGTTGATGGTTATCGATCGACGAGGGCCAGCTTGATGCTTGCGCACCTTGCAGTACGCGCACAATACCTTCCATTCTATGCTTGGGCTGGTCTTCGCTTCGCCGGCTAGGCAAGCTTGAGAGTTGCCTCATCAAGGAAGAAACTCACTGACGGTGAGCACACTTCACTTATAAACAACCGCTGTGTAGGAAATGCCATACATCAATTCGCTAAGTGAGCGCGTAGCGCTTCTCGCGTACAGACGCGCCTAAACCATGCATGCTGGGTATAGATAAATTCTCCTTTTCCCAGCGCGCGACAAAACCCGTATGTAGACGGGGAGTCATGCCAAAACCCCACTAGAGGCGACTTCCCCATGACCCTTGAACCGAAACTCCCATTGTTGAACTCGTCCGGTTCAGCTGTATTTTGAAAAGGCCTTCTCGGCGGCTCGGGACATCCATCTCCCCAAACGcgacaagggcaagggctCATTATTCATACAACAACACCTTGCCGCTCCAGAATTAATGCTTCTGCGCCCGGCATCGGTGACGCTGTGCGTCGGTTCTCCGAGGGGACCGGGTCTCCACCCAGTCGGCCAAGACAGGTGGTGACTGTGCGATTGTGCGGGGGCGCTGTCGGCTCTGCCGACAAGGGAAGACAATCGGCCTCCGCGGCTGCGCTGGATCCATCCCGTAGAGTgccacctcggccacggcgccggcggctgcttGGGTCTGCTGTAGCGCGATGATAGCAGCAGGCGGCAGTCTCGGCCATGAAACCCCCTATTTCGTGAGCAAGTAGGGCTCGAGAACCCAAGAGAAACATCAGGTTTGCGGGAGCTGCTCCAGGGTGCTCTCTCGGCTCGCCACTGACGGCTCCTTTTGGTGCGTTTTCATGTGCCGCCGTAGCTGGTCCTGGCGGTGGAAATTGCGGTCGCAGCCGGGAACGGTGCAAATGAAGCGGCCCTTGACCTCGTGGGTGCGCTTGTGCTTGGAGAGGTTGGACGACTCGCTGAAGCCTTTCCCACACACAGGGCATTTTAGCGGCTTCAGACCCGAATGGACACGCTGGTGCATAGCTAGGGGTGAAGAGGTTATGTCAGAACGCAACCTGCGTGGAGACGAGGCCATGTTTGGGGATTCTGGACTTACTGAGAGCGCTGGGGTATCTGAATGCTTTCTGACAGATGTTGCACACCAAAGGCTTCTCGTTGCTATGGATAAACATGTGCTGAGTGAGCGCTTGCTTCGCCGAGAAGCCTTTGTTACATGTTGGGCAGATGTGAGGCTTGTCTGAGATAGGAGTGTCAGCGAAGGGAGCAAGCAGGACGCCGAAAGGAGCTTATCGGGCGACTTACGGCCAATATGAGTTTGCATGTGTCTCTCAATCTTGCTTCTCTGCGGAAATCCCGCGGCGCCAGGCTCGCTGCGTGGACAGTCATTCCAGCCGCAACGGAATCCCTGTGCTCCCTTGGGCGCGTGCTTAATGTGGGCTTCCGAAGCGTGTCGAAAAAGCTCCTCGGCATCGGAGAAAATCTGCCCGCAGATAGCAGAGGTGGCCTCGTCACGCCAGAGACACCGGTgttcctcctcggcgccgagctcgagagAGTGGTCCGCAGAGGAGGTGACGGATGTGCTGCGCACATGGGGCGAGGCTTCAGGCTTAGCGTCCGTCATCTCGACGCTATTCGAGAGCGGAGTGAGTGGGGAGGGCGTCCCTGACGATCTCCCAGAATCGGACGTGTCGAGAGGCGTAGCCGGGGGCGACATGGCTTCAGTGGAAGCGAGGATGGACTGCCGGCCGGGCTGCGAGGCTTCGGTGGCTTCGGTCGAGGCACGTACAAGGTTGGGCACGCCACTAGTCGTAAAGTAGGGCCGGTGCTGAGAGTTGAAGTGTGCCAAGAAAGACTCAGGGTCGTGGATCTCGGCTCCGCACTCAACGAAACTCGGGTTCGTCTCGAGGTCGGAGCCAACGGGGTTGAAGTGAGAAAACGTGGAAGGGTTGTTATAGAGGGGCAAGTGGCAGAAGGGGTAGTTTTGGGGGTCGTCCAGAGGGCACGGTCTCGTGCAGTTGGATGGGCCGGCATCGCCGTGGGCGACCAGCAGGTGGTTGGCCATGTTTCCGAGTGGGCCTGGCAGGAATCCAGAAGGCAGCAAGAAGGTCTGCGGGGTGTTGGCGGTGAGACCAAAGTCCAGACTACCCATGACTAGAGCTGGACTATGAGCAAAGTTGACTTCCAAGCGTCGGATttggggggaggaggaggggaacAAGTGCCTCACCTGGCTGTTGCAGGCCGAAGTGGTCAGGGGATTCCTCGGGGGAGTGGTTGATGGAGATGAGAGCGGCTGCACCGTTGACCACCTCGGAGGAGGGCACAGACACAGAAGGACGCGAGGGGCAGTTCTGGTCGGTACAGGCGTCTTCGGTGTCGGCACAGGCGATGTTGGTGCACTTGCCGGTCATGGTGCACTGGCTGTCGCAGCAGCTGTCGCCGAGGGACTGGCAGTCCTCGTCACTGCAGGGGACGGCAGGCGCCGGGAGATGATGCTGGCTGAACCACGACTGATAAGGGTCCGTGGGAGGAGGCACTGACCACTCGTTGAGGCCGAGCGGGAAGTCGAAGCGGGAGACGGAACTGTCGCGAGGCCGGCGGGTTTGGAGCGAGCCCGGGCCACCGCGGTGGTTGAACTGCTGGGAGCCGTTGTAGAGTCCCACGCCCATGCAGCGGTCGACGCAGAGGTCGTCGTGTGATTCATAtggggcgccgacgccggcgccggcgccaccgtcACCGCTGCTCGGCAGTCGGGCGGCATCGCTCGGCGCGCGTTGGCCAGACCCCAGCTGCGGGTGCATCATGGACGAGAAATCAAGACCGAGGTGGCTGCTGGTGCTCTGCGAATGCCTGTGGAAGCCGTCCACGGCCGTGGGAAAGCGACCGGGGGCTTCGAAAGGGCTGTCCATGGCAGTGCTCGACGGGCAGGCGAGCAGGCGGGCAGGCGGGCaagcaggcaggcaggctgATGGCGGGCGGAATGCAGATCACCGGGCCGCGAACCTGGGATGCCGCTACGGGGTAGTTACCGTGAACTTCCGCTGTCAACTGCTGCGCGCAACATGAGCCGGCCGTCGGGGCGACCTGCAAGTTTGGCAGCCGGCCACTGCAAGGCCAAAGTGGAAAAATCCGAGCGGGCAGGGGAGCTTTGACCGCTCTGTTTGCGCGAGAGTCTCTCAGCGGTCTCCCGACGATCGATGAAGGGGATTGAAGTGAGTGGTTGTGGGCCAAGAAGCCTAGCGCGGCCGATGATATTATTTTGCAGTTGCTTGAGAACCTTGACGGCCGAGCGGAGTGCGCGCGCGAGAACACCACCCACCGAGACGGAAACCCTGGCTGCTTCTGCTCTGCAGCGTGCGACAGCGCTCGCTGCGGCGAAATCCAGAAATTCGGCTCGTGGAACGGTTATGTGGCGTGCTCAGTCTGGGGAAAAAGGCCTCCCAACTCCAACAACTCGATTGTGCGACCGAGTCTGTCACAAGAAACCCATTGACGGGGCCCCGAATCACCAACCCAACTGACGAAAGATCTGCGCTTTCGGTGCATCCAATCGCGGATGGATGTGGGGCCAAGGCTTGGTCTCCGACTGCGTGCCGCTGCGCGCGCTAAGTCGCATGTACGTACGGCAGACGAGCCGTGGTACGATGAGTTAGGTCACGGTGGACAGTGAGATATAAAAGATATATTCGGATTAGACTACCTATACGAATCATGATAGATAGTGAGCACTGTGAGGCCTGATGCGCAGAGTCGTCTTACCTCGGCAGGGCTGCTTTGCGGCGCTTGTTGAAGGCTGAGCAGGCACAAGTTAGTGCCTGGTTTGGAACAAACAAGCGCACACACAGTACCTACAGGTCAGCATAGTGATGGTCGCGATAATCCGCACATTGCATGTCGGTACCTGGTTAGGGAAGGAATTCATATGGCCTGGCGTCAAGAGGAAGGCCTCGCCTACGGAGTAACTCAGGTCAGGAACCTATTTGATCTATGGTTCTCAGCCTTCACTGTCCGCCTACCGACGGTGACAGTGTTCGGACTCCGCAACTACTGTGCTCATGCAACAGCACAGCTTGGGAATCAAACAGCCAAGAGACACCGAGGTGGGGCAACACAGGACACACAACCAGCCATTCAACAGAGCCGACGCATCCAATGCACATGGCAACTACACTAAGTTGAACCAACAAACCACGAATCCGAATCCGTCTCTCAAACCGGAGCAAATAACAATCCCACTCGGCCCAGACGATGGGCAACCTCTGCAGCaccgagcgcgagcgcgacgcATTCGcgcagcccggccgccggctcggcgccgctCCGGCAGCACGcacctccgcctccgtcCCCACATCCGCCGAACAAGGACCCCGGAAAGTCGGCGGTCCCCCACAGACGCTcggtggtggcgccggcagcggcgccggccaggcagcagcagcgccaggggcggcggcggcggcggccgacgatgCGCAGAGGCGAgctgctactgctgccgAGGTATGTATATTGTACTGTATCCGTAACTTGCCCCAGCGCGAACCCGGTGTCCCGCCTGCTTGGTTCCAAGGAGCGAGCGCGGAATATTAAAACAACCTTTCAGGGACTGCTAACGATGTGCACCCCCCGCAGGACCGTTTTCAAAAGAGCAAGCCAAAGAAAGGCAAGCTCCAAGCCCAGCTGGACCGGCAGCGTGCCATGACAGACGCCCAGGTGCTCAGGCAGGCCGGCGAGACCGAGAGGCGGCAGAGGGAGTTGGACCAGAGCAGAAGCGTGCTCAACCATGACTAAATTGACTTAGAGTAcgcagtagcagcagcagccgttTGGGGCTTTCGGGCGTCGAGGTTCATTTGGCTTGAGCGTGTTTGGCCATTCTTGCTTTGGAAACACTGGCGCTGCGCGAAGACGCCCGCGTCATGCGTCTAAAAACCAGCAGAAAATCGAAGCCACATCTTATCGTCTCACCGCAACCCCCCAAAAAATGCAACTCAAGGACTGTCGGAGAATGAACTTGGCTGTAACGATGTTCATGTGCTTCACCCTGATGTAACTACTCGGCCACCAGCGCGCACCTCTCCCGGCAAAACGCAAAACAAAACAATAAAACCCTAAAAGTATCAGGTAATGGTATACCTGCCGCTCACCGGCGCCCGGCTCTCGGCATCCGCAGCAGCCAGCGTGCCCTCCCTAAGCAGCCGCGTGAGCTCCGCTAGCGCCCTGCTAACCACCAGTTCCGTGTCGCCCTCGATGAGAATGTACAGCTTCGgctcgccgcccggcgcAGGCTCCTTGCCGGGCGGGTAGTAGTTGCCCTTGGTCGTGATCGACGTGCCCGTGGCCTCGAGGATCTTGGCCACGTTGGTACGGTTGGTGACGGCCCACCGAGCCTTCTGGGGGAAGTCGTTGATCTCCAGCGTCGCGTGGAACGCCCCGGCGTCGGGGCCCTTGTTGTCGATCGGCTGTCCAGCACGGAGCTGAccggcgcgcgcgagccGCGCGTTGATCTCGCTGATGGCGGACGCCGCCTTGtcaagggcgccgccgccgcccttgccggtGCTCGTCGCCGCGCCAGTCTTGGCTgcgccgtcggcagcggcggccctggcctcggcctcggccttggccGCGTCACGGGAGACgatggccgaggcggcggcttcgaTGGCCAACGTAgccttgtccttcttgccATCTTCCGccgtctcctcctccttgaagtcatcttcctcgccctcggccttgTGCGTCTTGCGCTCACGCATGCGCGCGGCCTCGCGATCCTTGTCAAGCTTCTCCAGCCCCTTGCCGCCAAACCCGCTCGCATCTTTCGCCTTCCCAGCCTTGACCTTCTCTCTCCACGCCTTGCGCATTTCGTTGAGACGCTCGGGCACGGGCTGCCCGCTCTGTTCGAGAGCCTTTGCGATGCCGACCGCACAATTCTCCTGCTCCTCTGTGATGAAGGTGACGGCAGTGCCGGTATTGCCCGCGCGCCCAGtccggccggcgcggtggACATAGTCTTCGAGATGGTTAGGCGCATCGTAG is part of the Thermothielavioides terrestris NRRL 8126 chromosome 2, complete sequence genome and encodes:
- a CDS encoding glycoside hydrolase family 35 protein (CAZy_ID 269798), producing the protein MRLRLALLLLTSTAVVLCRHIFSSSSSSSPSSSSSHLPSSEFNPLSILPRLISRPSTPPSANPQPNPEPNPNQNRNEKLPPRADATYAPPTWDNATLVLLGQRAMLFGGEFHPFRLPVPALWSDVLEKMRAAGLNAVSFYVPWALLEGRPGEVRAEGVFDVAAFCRAAAEVGLWLVARPGPYINGEVTGGGLPGWIQRLRGHPRTSDADYLAATNNYAANVGAIIAKAQINNGGKVILYQPENEYSVSRTLIGFNFPDPGYMQYVEDQARRAGVVVPFMNNDAWSAGHNAPGTGVGQVDIYGHDLAPLDPDCDDMAWEKGALRETQYANHLNVSASTPYAIPDGGVLDYWGGTGFARCAERFNAEQARVFNKNNFAAGVKIFSLYMMYGGTNWGNLGYDSGYTSYDYAAAIAEDRTLTREKYSEIKLQANFFKVSPGYLVATPDLKPTTGVYSPGHEDITVTAVVGPQGSFYVARKTAYRDASPVNFTLRLPTASKGAVTIPHLGGALTMPGRDSRIYVTDYPVGAMTLVYCTAEIFTWQKFDNGQTVAVLYGGVVGETHELLLQRGGADLQATVTRSPEVRTSLEGQFVYAQWTTTGDRQFVRVGNTYIYLVDRNAAYNYWVADTPGQPPLIVNGGYLIRSAALANGTLTIRGDFNRTTTLELIGVPQAATSLVINTTPTPHRADDDGHWLAQIAYSPPSITLPDLSAVAWSYIDTLPERQSSFSDAAWPSANHTFTNNTYLQAPQTPTSLYASDYTFHAGGALLFRGHFTATGGESAVTLHTQGGRAYAAAVWLDDEFLGGWAGNSSASSHRDTFAVRLVPGRAYALTVLLDNMGNAQNALVGGDDMKAPRGILQFNFTMGGGGAAPAVDWKVTGNLGGEDYVDKARGPLNEGGLWAERQGFHLPGAPTSSGGWTAGSSPMKGIGEPGVGFWRAEAELDIPGEQWDVPLSFEFPPIDTTGAQGRYRAVLWVNGFQFGRYISHIGPQTSVPVPEGILNYHGTNTIAVALWALQPGGARIPSLSLRAGTPVLTGRRPVVGVAAPAWTQRPGAY